The region TCAGGGCTACCACCAGCACGGTATCCCTATCCCCCGCACGGACGCCGGAGAATGTCCGGGTGGACCACCACGGGGGGAAGACATGACCGAGCACGCGAACGCGCCCGCGCCGGCCAGGGCCGGTCGGCGGGAGTGGCTGGGGTTGGCGATGCTCGCCCTGCCCGCGCTGCTGGTGTCGATGGACCTGACCGTGCTGCACCTCGCGGTGCCCGCGCTCAGCGTCGACCTGCGGCCCAGCAGCTCCCAGCTGCTCTGGGTCGTCGACGTCTACGGCTTCATGATCGCGGGCTTCCTGGTCACCATGGGCACCCTCGGCGACCGGATCGGCCGCCGCAGGCTGCTGCTGATCGGCGCGGCGGCGTTCGGCGTCGCGTCCGCGCTCGCCGCGTTCTCCACCAGCGCCGAGATGCTGATCGCGGCCAGGGCGCTGCTGGGCGTTGCGGGCGCGACGCTCGCACCGTCGACGGTCGCGCTGATCCGCAACATGTTCCACGACCCGCGCCAGCGGACCTTCGCCATCTCGCTGTGGTTCATGAGCTTCATGGCGGGCTCGGCGGTGGGACCGCTGATCGGCGGCGCGCTGCTGGAGTTCTTCTGGTGGGGCTCGGTGTTCCTGATCGGGGTGCCGGTCATGGCGCTGCTGCTGGTGGTCGGCCCGCTGGTGCTGCCCGAGCACCGCTCCGACCTGCCGGGCAGACTGGACCTGGTCGGCGCGGTGGTCGCGCTGGCGGCCGTGCTGAGCATGATGTGGGGCTTGAAGCAGGTCGCCGAGCACGGGGTGGCGCTGCCGCCGCTGCTCGCGGTCGCGGCCGGGCTGGTGCTGGCCGGCTGGTTCGTCCGGCGGCAGCGGCAGAGCCCGGACCCGCTGATCGACCTGCGGCTGTTCCGGATGCGCACGGTGGCCGTGTCGCTGGGCGTGCTCACGGTCGGCGCGATCGGCATCGGCGGGATCGGCTACCTGACGGCGCAGTACCTCCAGCTGGTGGTGGGTCTGTCACCGTTGCAGGCGGGGCTGTGGATGCTGCCACCGCTGGGGGCGGGCATCCTCACCACCGTGCCGGCGTCCGCCGTGGTGCACCGGGTGCGGCCCGGCGTCGTGTTCGCCGTCGGGCTGGTGACGGCCGCGGTCGGGTTGGCGCTGGTCGGCCAGGTGACGGGCCCGCACCAGTTGGCGCTGGTGGTGATCGGGCTGGTGCTGGTCTTCGGCGGGCTGATGCCGCTGCTGGCGATGGGCGTCGACATCGTGGTGGCGGCGGCACCTCCCGAGCGCACCGGCGCTGCATCGGCGTTGTCGGAAACGACGCAGGAGCTGGGGATCGCGCTGGGAATCGCGTTCCTGGGCAGCCTGGCCACCGCCGTGTACCGGGGCGGGCTGCCGGTGACCTCGGCCGAGCTGTCCACTTTGGGCAGTGCGAAGGCCGCGCGGCTCCCGCCGGACGTGGTCGCGGCGGCCGAGTCGGCGTTCACCGACGGCCTGCGGGTGGCTTCGCTGGTGTCCGCTGCGGCGCTCGCCGTGTCCGCGGCCCTGGCGGTGGTGCTGCTGCGGCGAACCGGACCGTCCGCCCCCGCCGAGGAGCACTGAACCGCCGGCCGGCCGACGGCAGGCGGTTCGCCGGGCGCAGCCGGGCGGTCAGGCCGAGGCGCTGTCCAATCGGGACAGTTCCGCCGCAGTCAGCTCGACCTCCAGCGCCGCCACGTTCTCCGCCAGGTGCGCCACCTTCGTGGTCCCCGGGATCGGCACGACCGCCACGCCCCACTTCACGGCCTGCTGCCGCACCCACGCCAGGGCCACCTGGCCCGGCCGGGCGCCGTGGTCGCGGGCGACGTCGGCCACCGCGTCCAGCAGTTCCCGCGCGGCCGGCGCGGCCCCCGGCGCGTGCGCGCGGCGCGCGGTCGGGTCGAGGAAGTTCAGCTGGCCGGCGCCCTGCGGGCAGTACGGCACCACGCCGATCCCCAGTTCGGCGCAGACCGGGACGACCTCCTCCACCTGCCTGGCGACCAGCGACCACTCCGACTGCAACGCCGCGATCGGGTGCACCGACGAGGCCCGTCGCAGGTCGTCGGCGGTGGCGTTGGACAGGCCGAGGTGGCGGACCTTGCCCGCCGCGACCAGTTCCGCCATCGCGCCCGCGGTCTCCTCCACGGGCACCCGCGGATCGCGGTCGTGCAGGTAGTACAGGTCGATCACCTCCACGCCCAGCCGGCGCAGGCTGGCGTCGCAGGCGGCGCGGACGTAGCCGGCGTCGCCGCGCGTGGTCATGCCGTCGGCGGTGCGGACGACGCCGAACTTGGTGCACACGACCGCCTCGTCCCGGCGGTGGCGCAAGGCCGCGCCCACCAGCTCCTCGTTCGCGCCCGCCCCGTACAGGTCCGCCGTGTCCAGGAACGTGACGCCGAGGTCCAGCGCCCGGTTGATCACGGCGGCCGCGTCCGGGGTGCGCGCGCTCAGGCGCATGCAACCCAGTCCCTGCGCGGGCGCGGTCAACCCGGTGGTGCCCAGCGCGGCGGTGCCCAGCGGAGTCGGACGCATGACGCCTTTCCGGCGGCCGACAGGGGAGGATCGGCGATCCGCTCGACCCCGCCGCAGCCTGTGGTGCGGGAACCACTGTCCCACAACGGGAACTCAGGCGGGGTGCGGCGACCCGGTCGACCAGATCAGGTGGAACGACAGCCTGCGCAGCCGCCACCCGTGCGCGGTGCGCGACGCGAGACCCTCGGCGCGGGTGCCGGTGGTGAACAGGGAGCCACCCGGGAGGACCTGGGTCGAGACCAGGTTGGCCCGCAGCCTCGCCCGGTCACCGTACAGGTCGACCGCGGCGGGCGAGTTCAGGTGCTGGGTCCGGGCGAACTTGGCCAACGCGGTCCGGTGGAAGGCGGCCAGGCCCGGGACGCCCTCGTGGCGTCCCACCGGGAACTCGACCACCGCGTCCTCGGTGAACAGCGACCGCGCCCACGCCTCGTCCAGCGAACCCGCGTCCAGGTCGAGCAGGTAGCGGTCGAGCAGCGCGCCCACGTCGGCACGGGACGGCAGGTCGGACTCGGCTGTCATGGCGCACTCCCCCACAGCGGTCGGATCGGACCAGCGTCCGAGCAGGACCCGGCCCGGGGCAACCCGATCGACCGGATTTGTGGAAGAACTGACACGAGATCGCGGTGATTTGGCGTATCGCGGTGGCGCCCGGCAGGGCAGCGGACACTTCTCTGACCTGCCTCGCACCTGCGCGCTGCGTCCGTGCGGCGACCTGCGAGAAACTGACGCAAGTCTGAAACCGGTCGTCTTGAACGGTTCCCGGCGGCGCGCACATGATGACAGGGCACCAGGCGACGGGATTCCGGCCGGTGCCGTTGTCGCAGAACTCCCACTCGTCGCAGTCCGCTGAACGAACCAGGAGACCACGTTGCGCAAGGTGCTGATCGCCAATCGCGGCGAGATCGCCGTCCGGATCGCCCGCGCCTGCACCGACGCGGGCCTGCTCGGTGTCGCCGTCTACGCGGAACCCGACCGCGACGCGCCGCACGTCCGGGTCGCCGACGAGGCCTACGCGCTGGACGGCGACGTGCCGGGCACGACCTACCTCGACGCGGCCAAGCTGCTCGACGTCGCCGTCCGCGCCGGCGCGGACGCCGTGCACCCCGGCTACGGCTTCCTGTCCGAGAGCGCCGAGTTCGCCGAGGCGGTACTCGCCGCCGGCCTGACCTGGATCGGCCCGCCACCGCACGCGATCCGCGCGCTGGGCGACAAGGTGACCGCGCGGCACATCGCCCGCCGGGTCGGCGCTCCCCTGGTCGCCGGGACGGCGCACCCGATCAGCGGCCCGGACGAGGCGGTCGCGTTCGCGCGGGAGCACGGGCTGCCGATCGCGATCAAGGCCGCGTTCGGCGGCGGTGGGCGCGGCCTCAAGGTGGTCCGCTCCCTCGCCGAGGTCGCCGACCTGTACCAGTCGGCCGTGCGCGAGGCGATCGCGGCGTTCGGGCGCGGCGAGTGCTTCGTGGAGCGCTACCTCGACCGGACCCGGCACGTGGAGACGCAGTGCCTGGCCGACAGCCACGGCGCCGTGGTCGTGGTGTCCACACGCGACTGCTCGTTGCAGCGCCGGCACCAGAAGCTGGTCGAGGAGGCGCCCGCGCCGTGGCTGTCCGCGGAGCAGGACGAGCGCATCCGCGCCGCGTCCAAGGCGATCCTCGCCGAAGCCGGCTACGTCGGGGCCGGCACCTGCGAGTTCCTGGTGGCCGAGGACGGGTCCATCTCCTTCCTGGAGGTCAACACCCGGTTGCAGGTCGAGCACCCGGTCACCGAGGAGGTCACCGGCATCGACCTGGTGGGCGAGCAGTTCCGGATCGCGGCGGGTGAACCGCTCGGCTACTCCGACCCGGTCGTCCGGGGCCACTCGATCGAGTTCCGGATCAACTGCGAGGACCCGGGCCGCGGCTTCCTGCCCGTGCCCGGCGCGGTGACCGGCTTCCGGCCGCCCTCCGGTCCCGGCGTCCGGCTGGACGCCGGTGTCGAAGCCGGCACGGTGATCGGCCCGGCGTGGGACTCGCTGATGGCCAAGCTCGTCGTCACCGGGGCCGACCGCGCCCAGGCGCTGCGCCGGGCGGCCCGCGCCCTGGCCGAGTTCGAAGTGGACGGCGTGCCGACGACGTTGCCGTTCCACCGCGCCGTCGTGACCGACCCGGCGTTCGCCGGCGAGCGATTCGCGGTGCACACCCGGTGGATCGAGACCGAGTTCGACAACACCATCGCGCCCGCCCCGGACACCCGGGACGGGACGGCGGACGGGAGCGCCGAGGGCGCGGGCCGGGAGCGGATCGTCGTCGAGGTCGACGGCAAGCGGGTGGAGGTGTGCCTGCCGGCCGGGCCGGCGGCGTCCGCGCGCCCGACCGGCACCCGCCCGCGCGGCCCGCAACCCAGGCGGGGCAGGGACAAGCGCGCGGAGTCCGGCGACGCGGTCATCGCGCCGATGCAGGGAACGATCGTCAAGGTCGCGGTGCAGGACGGCCAGGAGGTGGCGCAAGGGGAGCTGCTCGTCGTCATCGAGGCGATGAAGATGGAGCAGGCGCTCAAGGCCCACAAGTCCGGCGCGGTCCTCGGCCTCACCGCGCAGGTGGGCCAGAACGTGCGCGGCGGCACCGCGCTCTGCGAGATCAAGGGCTGACGACAGCCGCTTTCCGGAGGGAAGGATCACCGATGTTCAGCACGTTGATCGTCGCGCGGATGGACCCGGGTTCGAGCCCGGACGTCGCGGAGTTGTTCGCCCACTTCGACACCACGGAGATGCCGCACCTCATGGGCACCCGCCGCCGGCAGCTGTTCTCCTACCGGGGCCTGTACTTCCACCTCCAGGACTTCGAGACCGAGCACGGGCACGAGTCGATCGAGGCGGTCAGGACCGAGCCCCGGTTCGTCCGGATCAGCGACGAGCTCAAGCCGTTCATCGAGGCGTACGACCCCCGGACGTGGCGCTCGCCCGCGGACGCGATGGCGAGCCGCTTCTACCACTGGGAGGCGGCCGAATGAGCGCGCGGCGGGTCGTCATCACCGGGATCGAGGTCCTCGCGCCGGGCGGTGTGGGCGTCAAGGACTTCTGGGCCCTGCTCAGCGAGGGCCGCACCGCCACCAGGCGGATCAGCTTCTTCGACCCCTCCCCGTTCCGGTCCCGGGTGGCGGCCGAGATCGACTTCGACCCGGCCGAGCACGGCCTGGGGGCGCAGGAGGTCCGCCGGATGGACCGGGCGGCCCAGTTCGCCGTCGTCGCCGCGCGCGGCGCGGTCGCCGACAGCGGACTCGCGCTCGACGCGCTCGACCCGCACCGGGTCGGCATCACGGTGGGCAGCGCGGTCGGCGCGACCATGGGCCTCGACCAGGAGTACCGGGTGGTCAGCGACAGCGGCCGGCTGCACCTGGTGGACCAGGAGTACGCGGTGCCGCACCTGCACAACTACCTGGTCCCCAGTTCCTTCGCCGCCGAGGTGGCGTGGGCGGTGGGCGCGCAGGGGCCGACCGCGGTGGTCTCCACCGGCTGCACGTCCGGGATCGACTCGGTGGGCTACGCGGCGGACCTGATCCGGGAGAGCTCGGTCGACGTGGCGGTGGCGGGCTCGTCCGACGCGCCGATCTCGCCGATCACGGTGGCCTGCTTCGACGCGATCAAGGCCACCACGCCCCGGCACGACGACCCGGCCACCGCGTCACGGCCGTTCGACCTGTCGCGCAACGGTTTCGTGCTCGGCGAGGGCTGCGCGATGTTCGTCCTGGAGGAGCTGGAGCACGCCCGCCGGCGCGGCGCGCACGTCTACGCCGAGGTCGCGGGCTACGCCACCCGCAGCAACGCCTACCACATGACCGGGCTGCGGCCGGACGGGCTGGAGATGGCCGAAGCCATCCAGGTCGCGCTCGACGAGGCCCGGCTGGACGGCGACCGGATCGACTACGTCAACGCGCACGGCTCCGGCACCAAGCAGAACGACCGGCACGAGACGGCGGCGTTCAAGCGGAGCCTGGGCGCGCATGCCCACCGCGTGCCGATCAGCTCCATCAAGTCGATGGTCGGCCACTCGCTGGGCGCGATCGGCTCCATCGAGATCGCCGCGTCCGCGCTGGCCATGGAGTACAACGTGGTGCCGCCGACGGCGAACCTGCGCACCCGGGACCCCGAGTGCGACCTGGACTACATCCCGCTCATCGCCCGCGACCACACCACGGACGCGGTGCTCACCGTGGGCAGCGGTTTCGGCGGCTTCCAGAGCGCCATGGTGCTGGCGCGGCCCGACCGGGCGGGGGCATGAGCGCCCCGGTGGTGGTGACCGGCATCGGCGTCGCCGCGCCCAACGGACTGGGCACGGCGGAGTACTGGTCGGCCACCCGCGCCGGGCGCAGCGGCCTGGGCCGGGTCACCCGCTTCGACCCGTCCGGCTACCGGTCGAAGGTCGCGGGCGAGGTGCCCTGGTTCGTCGCCGAGGACCACCTGCCGAGCAGGCTGCTGCCGCAGACCGACCGGATGACCAGGCTGGCGCTGGCGGCGGCGGACTGGGCGCTGGCCGACGCCGGAGTCCGGCCGGCCGAACTGCCCGCGTTCGACATGGGCGTGATCACCGCCAGCTCGTCCGGCGGGTTCGAGTTCGGGCAGGGCGAGCTGCAAGCGTTGTGGGGCAAGGGGAACCAGCACGTCAGCGCCTACCAGTCGTTCGCGTGGTTCTACGCGGTCAACAGCGGTCAGATCTCCATCCGCAACGGCATGAAAGGCCCCAGCGGCGTGGTGGTGAGCGACCAGGCGGGCGGGCTCGACGCGATCGCCCAGGCGCGCCGGCAGATCCGCAAGGGCACTCCCCTGATCGTCTCCGGCGCGGTCGACGCCACCCTGTGCCCGTGGGGCTGGGTGGCGCTGATGGCGTCCGGCGACCTGAGCACCGTCGAGGACCCGGCTCGCGCCTACCTGCCGTTCGACCGCAGGGCCGCCGGGCACGTCCCCGGCGAAGGCGGGGCCATCCTCGTCCTGGAGGACGCCGAGGCGGCGGCGGCACGCGGCGCACGGGTGTACGGCGCGATCACCGGCTACGCGGCGACCTTCGACCCGCGTCCGGGCAGCGGCGGGGAACCCGCGCTGCGCAAGGCGATCGAGCTGGCGCTGGCCGACGCGGGGACCGACCCCGGCGACGTGGACGCGGTGTTCGCCGACGCCGCGGGCGCGCCCGAACTCGACCGGGTCGAGGCCGAGGCGATCTGCGCGGTGTTCGGCCGCGACGGCGTCCCGGTGACCGCGCCGAAGACGATGACCGGCCGGCTCTACTCCGGCGCGGCCCCGCTCGACGTGGCCGCCGCGCTGCTGAGCGCGGTCGACTCGGTGCTGCCGCCGACCGTCGGCGTGCACCCCGTCGCCGGGTACGGGATCGACCTGGTCACCGAGCTCCGACCGACGGCCGTGCGCACCGCCGCGGTGATCGCCCGCGGCCGCGGCGGCTTCAACTCGGTGGTGGTCGTGCGCGCCGCCGACTGACCGACCAAACCTGAGCACGGAGGAAGGAAAGCCATGTCGCACAGCAACTTCACCATCGAAGACCTCAAGCGGATCCTGGTCGCGGGAGCGGGCGCGGACGAGGGCGTCGACCTCGACGGGGACATCCTCGACACCGAGTTCACCGACCTCGGCTACGAGTCCCTGGCCCTGCTGGAGACCTGCGGCCGGATCGAGCGCGAGTTCGACATCACGCTGGACGAGTCGCTCGACGAGGTCACCACACCGCGCACGCTCATCGACCTGGTCCACGCCGAGCTGGCCGCGCGCTGACCCGAGGAGAAACCATGACGCAGCAGCGAGTCGCCCTGGTCACCGGCGCCACCAGCGGGATCGGCCTGGCCACCGCCCGGCTGCTGGCCGTGAACGGCCACCGCGTGTTCATCGGCGCGCGCACCGCCGAAACCGTGGCCACCACGGTCAAGCAGTTCCGGGAGGAGCGGCTGCACGTCGCCGGCGCGGCCGTCGACGTGCGTTCCCCCGACGACGTCCGCGATTTCGTCAAGGCCGCCGTCGACCGCTTCGGCGAGGTCGACGTGCTGGTCAACAACGCGGGCCGCAGCGGCGGCGGCGTGACCGCCGACATCGCCGACGACCTGTGGCTGGACGTGCTCGACACCAACCTCACCAGCGTCTTCCGGCTGACCCGCGAGGTGCTCAACGCCGGCGGGATGCGCGAGAAGGACTGGGGCCGGATCATCAACATCGCCTCGACCGCCGGCAAGCAGGGCGTGGTGCTGGGCGCGCCGTACTCGGCGTCCAAGCACGGCGTCGTCGGCTTCACCAAGGCGCTGGGCAACGAGCTCGCGCCGACCGGGATCACGGTCAACGCGGTGTGCCCCGGCTACGTGGAAACCCCGATGGCGCAACGGGTCCGGCAGGGCTACGCGTCGGCGTACGGAACCACCGAGGAACAGATCATGGCCAAGTTCCAGGCCAAGATCCCGCTCGGCCGGTACAGCACCCCGGACGAGGTGGCAGGACTGGTCGGCTACCTGGCCTCGGACATCGCGGGCTCGATCACCGCGCAGGCGCTCAACGTCTGCGGCGGCCTCGGCAACTTCTGACCCGTCCCGACCCGAAGGAGCAACCATGTCAGCGAACGTGGCAGAACCCGTGCTGCGCGAGGTCGAGCACGAGATCGGGGTCGAGGCTCCGGCGCAGGCCGTCTACCGGTTCATCGCCGAGGTCGAGCACTGGCCGCGGATCTTCCCGCCGACGATCCACGTCGACCACGTGGAGAAGGCCGGGCGGGCCGAGCGCATCCGCATCTGGGCCACCGCCAACGGGGCGGCCAAGAGCTGGACCTCCCGGCGCGTGCTCGACCCGGCCCTGCTGCGGGTGGACTTCCGGCAGGAGGTGTCCACCCCGCCGGTGGCCGCGATGGGCGGCGCGTGGCTCATCGAGCCGGTCGACGGGAACGCCTGTCGGGTGCGGCTGCTGCACGACTACCGCGCCGTGGACGACGACCCGGCCGGCCTGGCGTGGATCGACCAGGCGGTGGACCGCAACTCGCGCTCGGAGCTGGCCGCGCTCAAGGCCAACGTCGAGCTGGCCGACCGTTGCGCGGACCTCACCTTCTCGTTCACCGACACCGTGCTGGTCGACGGCGCGGCCCAGGACGTCTACGACTTCGTCAACGACGCGCACCTGTGGCAGCAGCGGCTGCCGCACGTGGCGCGGGTGGAGTTCACCGAGGACGCCGCCGGCCTCCAGACGCTGGAGATGGAGACCCGCGCGAAGGACGGTTCCACGCACACCACCAAGTCGCACCGGGTCGCCTTCCCACACCGCAAGATCGTCTACAAGCAGGTGACGCTGCCGGCGCTGATGTCGCTGCACACCGGGTACTGGACGTTCGAGGAGCGGGACGGCGCGGTCGAGGCGTCCTCCCAGCACACGGTCACGATCAACACCGACAACATCGCCCGCGTCCTCGGCCCGGACGCCGACGTGGCGGCGGCGCGCGAGTACGTGCGCACCGCGTTGAGCACCAACAGCCGGGCGACCCTGGCGCACGCGAAGGCGTTCGCCGAGAACGCGCGGTGAGCGCACCCGGCCCGGACGCCCCGGTCGCCGTCGTCGGGGCCGGTCCGGTGGGGCTGATGCTCGCCGGCGAGCTGCGCCTGGGCGGCGCGGAGGTCGTCGTGCTGGAGCGGCGCGAGACCCCGACGACCGAGTCCCGGGCGTCCACGCTGCACGCCCGCACCATGGAGATCCTCGACAGCCGAGGGCTGCTGGAGCGGCTGGGCGAGCCGCCGAACCAGCCGCGCGGGCACTTCGGCGGCATCCCACTGGACCTGACCACGCCCGGCCGCCACTGCGGGCAGTGGAAGGTTCCGCAGACCACGACCGAGCGGCTGCTGGCCGAGTGGGCGACCGGGTTGGGTGCCGAGGTCCGGCGCGGCTGGACGGTGCGGGACGTCGTGGACGACGGCGACGGCGTGCTGGTCGTCGGCGAGTCGGGGCGGCGGCTGCGGGCCGGGTACGTCGTCGCCTGCGACGGCCAGCACAGCACCGTCCGAAAGGTGGTCCGGGCGGCCTTCCCGGGCCTGCCCGGGACGCGCCGGCTGGTCCGCGCGGACGTCGCGGGCGTCGACGTCCCGGACCGCCGGTTCCAGCGGCTCGACGCGGGCCTGGCGATCGCGGCCCGCGCCGGGAACGGCGTCACCCGGGTCATGGCGCACGAGTTCGGCTCCGCTCCCGCCGCGGCGCCCGACTTCGCCCAGGTCGTCGCGCTGTGGCGGCGGATCACCGGCGAGGACATCAGCGGCGGCGAACCGCTGTGGATCAACTCGTTCGACGACGCCAACCGCCAGCTGGAGCGGTACCGGCACGGCCGCGTGCTGTTCGCGGGCGACGCCGCCCACGTCCAACTGCCCGCCGGCGGGCAGGCGCTCAACCTCGGCCTGCACGACGCGGTGAACCTCGGTTGGAAGCTTGCCGCCGTCGTGCGCGGCCACGCACCGGACGGGCTGCTGGACACCTACCACGATGAACGCCACGCCGTCGGCCGCCGCGTGCTGGCCAACATCCGGGCGCAGGCGCTGCTGCTGCTCGGCGACCGCTCGGTGGAGCCGGTGCGCGCCCTGCTCGCCGAGCTGATCGCGACCGAACCGGTGCGCGCCCTGCTCGCCGGGATGATCAGCGGCGTCGACGTCCACTACCCGCCCGGCGGGACCGGCGGGTCCCCGCCGGCGGGCGGGTACCTGCCGGAACTGGCCCTGACCACGGCGACCGGCACGACCACGACGACCGCCCTGCTGCGCACCGGGCGCGGGCTGCTGCTGGACCTCACCGACGGGGGTCGCCTGCGCGACGCGGCGGCCCCGTGGGCCGACCGCGTCACCGCCGTGGCCGGACGCCCGGACCCCGCACCCGGCGCGGCCGGCCTGCTGGTCCGCCCGGACGGCCACGTCGCCTGGGCCGGTGCCGACCCGGACGGCGCGCGGGCCGCGCTCGGCCGCTGGTTCGGGACCGGCCGACCACCGCACCAACCTCGAGAGGGAGACTGATGGACGCCGATGTGATCGTCGTGGGAGCCGGACCGACCGGCCTGATGCTCGCGGGCGAGCTCGGGCTGGCCGGCGTCCGCGTCGTCGTGGTCGAACGCCTGGCCGAACCGACCGGCCAGTCACGCGGCCTCGGGTTCACCGCCCGCGCCGTGGAGACCTTCGACCAGCGCGGCATCCTGCCGCTGTTCGGCGACCTCGAAACCAGCCCGATCGGCCACTTCGGCGGGGTGCAGTTCGACTACACCGTGCTGGACGACTGCCACTTCGGCGCGCGCGGCATCCCGCAGTCGCGGACCGAGGCCGTGCTGGAGGAGTGGGCGGGCAAGATGGGCGCGCAGGTGCGGCGCGGCTGGGACCTGCTGGACGTGGCCGACCACGGCGACGCGGTGACCGCCACCGTCGCCGCCCCGGAGGGGAGCAGGACCCTCCGCGCCGGCTACCTCGTCGGCTGCGACGGCGGCCACAGCGCGGTGCGCGAGCTGGCCGGGTTCGACTTCCCGGGCACCCCCGCCACCCGGGGCATGTACCTCGCCGACGTCGTGGGCTGCGACCTGCGCCCGCGCTTCCTGGGCGAGCGGCTGCCCAACGGCATGGTGATGGCCGCACCGCTCGCGCCCGGCGTGGACCGGATCATCGTCTGCGAGCACGGCACCCCGCCCGCCGACCGCACCGACCAGGTCGACTTCGCCGAGGTCGCCGACGCGTGGCGGCGGATCACCGGCGAGCCCCTGGCCGGCGGCCGGGCGGACTGGGTCAGCTCGTTCACCGACGCCACCCGCCAGGTCACCGAGTACCGGCGCGGGCGGGTCCTGCTGGCGGGCGACGCCGCCCACATTCATCTGCCCGCCGGCGGGCAGGGCCTGAGCACCGGCGTGCAGGACGCGGTCAACCTCGGCTGGAAGCTCGCCGCCGTCGTGCGCGGCCACGCACCGGACGGGCTGCTGGACACCTACCACGACGAACGCCACCCCGTCGGCGCGCGGCTGCTGATGAACACCCGCGCCCAGGGCCTGGTGTTCCTCGGCGGGGAGGAAGCCGACCCGCTGCGCGAGCTGATGACCGAGCTGATCGCGCTCGACAGCACCAAGCGGCACCTCGCCGGGATCGTCAGCGGCGTGGACATCCGCTACGACGTGGGGTGCGACCACGCGCTGGCCGGGCTGCGCGTCCCGCCGCGCGCGCTGCGCGGCGCCACCGGCGAGACCACCACGACCGACCTGCTGCACGCCGGCACCGGTGTGCTGCTCGACCTGGACGACAACGCGGCCGTCCGGGCCGCCACCGAGGGCTGGGGCGACCGGGTGCGCACGGTCACCGCGACCCCGGTGTCGCCGTCCGCGCCACCGGCCACCGCCATCCTCATCCGGCCGGACGGCTACGTCGCCTGGGCCGGCGAGGACGTGGACGGCCTGGACACCGCGCTGCGCCGGTGGTTCGGCGCACCCGCCGCGGCCACGCCGCGATGACGACGGCGAACCCCGCGCCCGGCCGCGCGAGGTTCGCCCGTCCCGCCCGGACGCCGCCGCGGACCGGGCCGCCGACCAGCGAAGGGAGCAGTGCGTGAACCGCCTGGACCAGCTCAGGGAGCTGAAGAAGCAGATCGAGGACGGCCCCGACCCGCAGGCCACCGAGCGCCAGCACGCCAAGGGCAAGCGAACCGCACGCGAGCGGATCGCGCTGCTGCTGGACAAGGGGTCCTTCACCGAGGTGGAGCCGCTGCGCCGGCACCGCGCCACCGGGTTCGGCATGGAGGACAAGCGCCCGCACACCGACGGCGTGGTCACCGGCTGGGGCACGGTGCACGGGCGGACGGTGTTCGTCTACGCGCACGACTTCCGGATCTTCGGCGGCTCGCTCGGCGAGGCCCACGCGCAGAAGATCCACAAGCTGATGGACCTGGCCATCGCCACGGGCGCCCCGCTGATCTCGCTCAACGACGGCGCGGGCGCG is a window of Saccharothrix espanaensis DSM 44229 DNA encoding:
- a CDS encoding ketosynthase chain-length factor translates to MSAPVVVTGIGVAAPNGLGTAEYWSATRAGRSGLGRVTRFDPSGYRSKVAGEVPWFVAEDHLPSRLLPQTDRMTRLALAAADWALADAGVRPAELPAFDMGVITASSSGGFEFGQGELQALWGKGNQHVSAYQSFAWFYAVNSGQISIRNGMKGPSGVVVSDQAGGLDAIAQARRQIRKGTPLIVSGAVDATLCPWGWVALMASGDLSTVEDPARAYLPFDRRAAGHVPGEGGAILVLEDAEAAAARGARVYGAITGYAATFDPRPGSGGEPALRKAIELALADAGTDPGDVDAVFADAAGAPELDRVEAEAICAVFGRDGVPVTAPKTMTGRLYSGAAPLDVAAALLSAVDSVLPPTVGVHPVAGYGIDLVTELRPTAVRTAAVIARGRGGFNSVVVVRAAD
- a CDS encoding acyl carrier protein; this encodes MSHSNFTIEDLKRILVAGAGADEGVDLDGDILDTEFTDLGYESLALLETCGRIEREFDITLDESLDEVTTPRTLIDLVHAELAAR
- the fabG gene encoding 3-oxoacyl-ACP reductase FabG, which encodes MTQQRVALVTGATSGIGLATARLLAVNGHRVFIGARTAETVATTVKQFREERLHVAGAAVDVRSPDDVRDFVKAAVDRFGEVDVLVNNAGRSGGGVTADIADDLWLDVLDTNLTSVFRLTREVLNAGGMREKDWGRIINIASTAGKQGVVLGAPYSASKHGVVGFTKALGNELAPTGITVNAVCPGYVETPMAQRVRQGYASAYGTTEEQIMAKFQAKIPLGRYSTPDEVAGLVGYLASDIAGSITAQALNVCGGLGNF
- a CDS encoding aromatase/cyclase; the protein is MSANVAEPVLREVEHEIGVEAPAQAVYRFIAEVEHWPRIFPPTIHVDHVEKAGRAERIRIWATANGAAKSWTSRRVLDPALLRVDFRQEVSTPPVAAMGGAWLIEPVDGNACRVRLLHDYRAVDDDPAGLAWIDQAVDRNSRSELAALKANVELADRCADLTFSFTDTVLVDGAAQDVYDFVNDAHLWQQRLPHVARVEFTEDAAGLQTLEMETRAKDGSTHTTKSHRVAFPHRKIVYKQVTLPALMSLHTGYWTFEERDGAVEASSQHTVTINTDNIARVLGPDADVAAAREYVRTALSTNSRATLAHAKAFAENAR
- a CDS encoding FAD-dependent monooxygenase, with the protein product MSAPGPDAPVAVVGAGPVGLMLAGELRLGGAEVVVLERRETPTTESRASTLHARTMEILDSRGLLERLGEPPNQPRGHFGGIPLDLTTPGRHCGQWKVPQTTTERLLAEWATGLGAEVRRGWTVRDVVDDGDGVLVVGESGRRLRAGYVVACDGQHSTVRKVVRAAFPGLPGTRRLVRADVAGVDVPDRRFQRLDAGLAIAARAGNGVTRVMAHEFGSAPAAAPDFAQVVALWRRITGEDISGGEPLWINSFDDANRQLERYRHGRVLFAGDAAHVQLPAGGQALNLGLHDAVNLGWKLAAVVRGHAPDGLLDTYHDERHAVGRRVLANIRAQALLLLGDRSVEPVRALLAELIATEPVRALLAGMISGVDVHYPPGGTGGSPPAGGYLPELALTTATGTTTTTALLRTGRGLLLDLTDGGRLRDAAAPWADRVTAVAGRPDPAPGAAGLLVRPDGHVAWAGADPDGARAALGRWFGTGRPPHQPREGD
- a CDS encoding FAD-dependent monooxygenase, producing the protein MDADVIVVGAGPTGLMLAGELGLAGVRVVVVERLAEPTGQSRGLGFTARAVETFDQRGILPLFGDLETSPIGHFGGVQFDYTVLDDCHFGARGIPQSRTEAVLEEWAGKMGAQVRRGWDLLDVADHGDAVTATVAAPEGSRTLRAGYLVGCDGGHSAVRELAGFDFPGTPATRGMYLADVVGCDLRPRFLGERLPNGMVMAAPLAPGVDRIIVCEHGTPPADRTDQVDFAEVADAWRRITGEPLAGGRADWVSSFTDATRQVTEYRRGRVLLAGDAAHIHLPAGGQGLSTGVQDAVNLGWKLAAVVRGHAPDGLLDTYHDERHPVGARLLMNTRAQGLVFLGGEEADPLRELMTELIALDSTKRHLAGIVSGVDIRYDVGCDHALAGLRVPPRALRGATGETTTTDLLHAGTGVLLDLDDNAAVRAATEGWGDRVRTVTATPVSPSAPPATAILIRPDGYVAWAGEDVDGLDTALRRWFGAPAAATPR